ACCGCCGCCGCTCTTCTGATTGCCGCCGGCAGCGCCTATGCGGCCAATGACAATGTTGGCGGCACCGACATCAACAAGCAGGCGACGACCGCCAATGTCGACACTTCGCATACCGGCTCGATCCGCAATGAAGGATCGCCGGTCTACAAGCTGCTCAATTCCTCGGGTGACGCACAGAAGTCCGCCCCACAGGGCAGCGACCGGAATCTCTTCGGCCGTTAATAGCTGATGTGGAATACAAAAAGAGCCGCGGGCCGATGCCTGCGGCTCTTTTTTATCACCAGAACCTGTTTCAGGCCGCCTTTGCTTCTACCTCGTGAAGCGCAAAGGAGCGGCCGTCGGCGTCGAAGATATGAAGGTCGCCGGCGTCGGCGGTCAGCCGCAGCGTCGAGCCGCGCTTGACCTCGACATTGCCAGGCAGCTTGGTCACCAGCGGCAGGTCGGCCCTGCCGATGTCGACATAGACCAGCTGGACCTCGCCGAGCTGTTCGACATAATCGACCGTCCCCTCGAATAGATAGTCCGTGCCGCTGGCGATCGCGAGATCTTCCGGCCGTACGCCGAAGCTTACCGCCGCTCCCTTTGCAGATGCCGGCGTTGCGATCGGCACTGTCGCCTTGCGGCCGCCGACATGGCTGACGACGGTTGGGCTGCCGGTCCTGTCGACAGTCGCCGGCAGGATGTTCATGGCCGGCGAGCCGATGAACTGGGCGACGAACAGGTTGCCGGGCCTCTTGTAGAGTTCCATCGGTGTTCCGACCTGCTCGATATGGCCCTCCTTCAGCACCACGATACGGTCGGCCAGCGTCATCGCCTCGACCTGGTCGTGGGTGACGTAGATCATGGTCGTGTTGGGCATCGATTCCTTGAGCTTGGCGATCTCGATACGCGTGGCGACACGCAGCGCGGCGTCAAGGTTCGACAGCGGCTCGTCGAACAGGAACACTTTCGGATTGCGCACGATGGCGCGGCCGATGGCGACGCGCTGACGCTGACCGCCCGACATCGCCTTGGGCAGACGGTCGAGATACTTGGTCAGCTGCAGGATTTCCGCCGCCTGGCGCACGCGCTTGTCGATCTCGGCCTTGCTTTCCTTGCCGATCTTCATTGAGAAGGCCATGTTGTCGTAGACGGTCATGTGCGGATAGAGGGCGTAGGACTGGAACACCATGGCGATGCCCCGCTTCGACGGCGGCACGTCGTTGACAACCTCGCCGTCGATCCTGAGTTCGCCTGAGGTGATCTCCTCGAGCCCGGCGATGGACCGCAGCAAGGTCGACTTGCCGCAGCCCGACGGGCCGACGAAGACGATGAACTCGCCTGATTTGATGTCGAGGTCGATGCCGTGGAGAATGTTGAGATTGCCGTAGGACTTCTTCACTTGTCGCAGCGTGACATCGGCCATGATTTTCTCCCGGTGATTTGAAATTCAGTCTATGCGCCCGAACCAGGCGCCGTAGCCGCCGAGGCGGACGGTGCCTGTATCTGCCTTCTCCGAAAATCCGTGTCCCGGCAAAGGTTGCAGCGATCGGTCGCCAAGGTCAACCTCGGCCGGCTTGGCGCCCAGATTGAAGACACAGACGATCTGCTCATTGCCCGCCCGGCGCGTGAAGGCGACGGTGTCGCCCTGGCTTTCGATGAAATTGATATCGCCCTTGGCCAGCGCCGGATGGGCGCGGCGGAAGGCGAGAAAGCGCCGGTAGTGCTCAAGCAGTGACGTCTCGTCACCCTGCTGTACATTGACCGCCTGCGACAGATGCTTGGCCGGCACCGGCAACCATGGCTTTGCCTGGGAGAAGCCGCCATTCTTGGCGCTGCCGTCCCACACCATGGGCGTGCGGCAGCCATCCCGGCCCTTGAATTCCGGCCAGAAGCGGATGCCATAGGGATCCTGCAGGTCCTCGAAGCGCAGGTCGGCCTCGCCGAGCCCGAGTTCTTCGCCCTGATAGATGCAGACCGAGCCGCGCAGCGACATCAGCAATGCCGAAATGACCTTGAGATAGGCGACCGGGTCGGCCTCATTGGCGGCCCAGCGCGAGGCCGGGCGCATCACGTCATGGTTGGAAAACGCCCAGCACGACCAGCCGTCGCTGGCGACCTTGCCGAAGGCTTCCAATACCGAGCGGACCTTGGCGGCGCTGATCTTCTCCGGCGCCAGGAAGTCGAAGGAATAGCACATGTGCACGCGCTTGCCGCCGGCGGTATAGGCCGCGACCACGTCCAGCCCGCGCTGCGAATCGCCGACCTCGCCGACCGCGGCGGTCGCCGGATATTCGTCGAGCAGCGCGCGAAAACGCTCGAGGAAACCGAGGTTTTCCGGGCGGCTCTTGTCGTAGATATGATCCTGGTAATTGTAGGGGTTGACCGCCGGCGCGGTCTGGTCGTTTCGCTCCTCGGGCGGCAGCGGCGGATTGTTTTCCAGCCCCTGGCTGTGGAAATAGAAATTGATGGTGTCGAGCCGGAAGCCGTCGACGCCGCGCTCCAGCCAGAAGCGGGTGACGTCGAGCAACGCGTCCTGGACCTCATGGTTGTGGAAGTTGAGGTCCGGCTGCTCGGCGAGAAAATTGTGCAAGTAATATTGCTGGCGGCTGGTGTCCCACTGCCAGGCCGATCCGCCGAAGATCGACAGCCAGTTGTTGGGTGGCGTGCCGTCGGGTCTGGCATCCGCCCAGACATACCAGTCCGCCTTGAGATTGGTGCGGCTCGACCGGCTCTCCTTGAACCACGGGTGGATGTCGGCGGTGTGCGACAGCACTTCGTCGATCATCACCTTGAGGCCCAGCCGGTGCGATTCCGCAACCAGCGCATCGAAATCGGCAAGCGTGCCGAACATCGGGTCGACGTCGCAATAGTCCGACACGTCGTAGCCGAAATCCTTCATCGGCGATTTGAAGAAGGGCGAGATCCAGATGGCGTCCGCGCCGAGCGCGGCGATGTAGGGCAGGCGCCGCACTATGCCTTTCAGGTCGCCGATGCCGTCGCCGTCGGAGTCCTGATAGGAGCGCGGATAGATCTGGTAGATGACCGCGCCACGCCACCAGTCACGGTCGATGGCGGGATCTGGTCTCGAAGTCGCTTTCAAAGCCGATTGCATTGTCTCAACCTCCTTTCACCGAGCCGGCCAGCAGCCCACGGACGAAATAGCGCTGCAGGGAGAAGAAGACGATCAGCGGCACGATGATGGTGATGAAGGCTGATGTCGTCAGGATCTCCCAGTTGCCGCCGCGTGAGCCGAGCAGCGCATTGAGCTTGGCCGTCAGCACGATCTGGTCGGGCGCCGTACCGAGGAAAACCATCGCCACCAGGAGATCGTTCCATACCCACAGGAACTGGAAGATGGCGAACGAGGCAAGCACCGGGAAAGACAGTGGCAGCACGATCTTGACGAAGATCTCGAAGTCGCTGGCGCCGTCGATGCGCGCCGATTCCATGATCTCACGCGGCAGACCGGCAATGTAGCTGCGCAACAGGTAGATGGCGAAGGGCAGGCCGAAGCCGGTATGCGCCAGCCAGATGCCGAGATAGGTCTTTGACGGCACGCCGAAGAAAGTGCCGACGCCATTGTAGAGCCTGAGCAGTGGAATGAGCGACATCTGCAGGGGGACCACAAGCAGGCCGATGATGACCGCGATCAAAAGCGCGCGGCCGGGAAAGCGCATCCACGCCAGCGCATAGGCCGCGAAGGCCGCGATCAGGATCGGGATCACCGTCGCCGGGATGGTGACCGTCAGCGAGTTCATGAAGGAGCGGCCGATGCCTTCCGAGAACAGCACGGTCTGATAGTTGTCTGTGGTGAATTTCGGCGGCGCCGAGGACGCGAAATAAATGCGCTGGCCGCGATCGCCTTCGAACGGCTTCGGCGAGACAAGGACGAAACTGCCGTCGGCGTTGACCTGCAGGGTCACGCCGTCACCGAGGTCCGCTGGCGTGCCGGCCGGATACTGTATCGGCGCCGCGGCCTTGACACCGAAGGCGCTGATCGCGCGCTTGGCGCCATCGCCGAAAATGTTGCCTTCGATGACGTATTTGCCGTCCTTCTGGGTCTGCGCCGAGGCGGCCGGCAATCGTCCGGCCTCGGTCTGGCTGGAACTGGCAAAGGAATTCCACCAGCCCGAGGCGACGATCTGATCCTTGTCGCGCAGCGACGAGACGAGGATGCCGAGCGTGGGGATGGTCCAGATCACGACGAAGACGAGCACCGCGATGTGGACGCCGAAACGGCCGACAAAGGACTTTCCGGTGGTGACGGCCATCTCAGTGCCCTCCCGTCTCTTTATTGGCCTGACGGATGTTCCAGATCATGATCGGAATGACCGCGATCATGATGATGATGGCGATCGTGGCACCGCGACCGAAATCGCCGCCGCCGCGGAACATCCAGTCGAACATCAGATTGGCCAGCACCTGGCTGTTCCATTGGCCGTTGGTCATGGTCAGCACGATGTCGAACACTTTCAGCACCAGGATGGTGATTGTGGTCCACACCACCGCGATGGTGCCCCAGATCTGCGGCACCATGATCTTCCAGAATATCTGGAACGGGTTGGCACCGTCGATGACCGCGGCCTCCAGCGTTTCTTCCGGAATGCCGCGCAGTGCCGAGGACAGGATAACCATGGCAAAGCCGGTCTGGATCCAGATCAGGATGATCATCAGGAAGAAATTGTTCCAGAACGGCAGCGATATCCACACCTGTGGCTGGCCGCCGAAATGCTGGATGACGGCGTTAAGCAGGCCGATCTGGATCTGGCCTTCACCACGATATTCGTAGATGAACTTCCAGATCACGCTGGCGCCGACGAAGGAGATGGCCAGCGGCAGGAAGATCAGGCTCTTGGCAATCGTGCCCCACCAGATCTTGTCGGTGAGCACGGCGATGATCAGGCCAAGGAAGGTGCAGGCCGCCGGCACCACCGCCAGCCACAGGATGTTGTTCAGGATCGAGTTTCGCAGGTCCTGATCGCGCAACGCCCATTCATAGTTGGCAAGCCCCACGAAACTGGTGCCGCCACGGTCGAAGACGGAGAGCCACAGCGTGGCGATCACCGGATAGATCAGGTAGATGGTCAGGATGATCAGAGCCGGGCCGACGAACAGCCAGGGCCGCACCAATCCCTGCCGGCGCAGATTGTTGACGGCAGCCGTGCCGGAGACCCCGCGCGAGGGGAAGATCAGGTCGAGCAGTTTGTTGGCGCCCCAGAAATAGGCGACGCAGCCGCCGACGCCGATGATGATGACAAATATGGCCGAGAATATCTGAGTCGCCATGGGTCCCTCTCCCTGCGCATGATCGGCCAGGCAGTGCTGGCGACCGGATGCACCGACTTTCAGTTGTTCGGAACAATCGAAACGCTAAGGCATCCGGTGTGCGGCGCCGGTCGGACCCGGGCCGTAGCCCGGATCCAGCAGGAGGATCTGGAAGATTCAGGTCGCGTCGCAGCGGCCTACTTGATTGCGTCCCAGCTCTTCTGGACATCGGTGGCGACGTCCTGCGCGGACTTGCCCCCGACCAGGTCAATCATGCCGGTCCAGAAGGAGCCCGCGCCGATTTTGCCGGGCATGAGGTCGGAGCCGTCGAACCGCACCGTCGTCGCTCCGATCAGGATCTCGCCCTGCTTCTTAAGCGCCTCGCTGCCATAGGCGTCCTTGTTGGCCGCCTTGAACGGGGTGACGAAACTCTTCTGCGCCATCCACAATTCATGCGCGAGCGGCATCTGCAGGAACTTGATGAATTCGCGCGATGCCTTGGAATCCTTGGTGATCATCACCAGCGTTCCGGCCACTTCCAGCGGCGTGCCCAGTTCCGGCTTTGAGGCGAAAGGCGGATAGTAGAAGAAGTCCGTGTCCTGGCCGAGCTTCACGCCCTCCGGGAAGAAGGAAGGGATGAACGACGCCTGATGGTGCATGTAGCACTTCGGCGGTACGGTAAAGAGGCCCTTCGGGCTGTCACGGAAGTCGGTCGCGGCCACGGCCTTGGCACCGCCATCCACCATCTTGTCGTCGGTGGCGATCTTGCCGAAAATGTCGATGGCGTTGACCACAGCCGGATCGTTGAACGGGATCTCGTTCTTCACCCATTTGTCGTAGACTTCCGGCGGCTGCGTGCGCAGCATGATGTCCTCGACCCAGTCGGTCGCCGGCCAGCCGGTGGCGCCGCCGGAGCCAAGCCCGATGCACCAGGGCTTGCCGCCATCGGCGATGATCTTCTTTTCGAGGTCGGCGAGTTCCTCCTGCGTCTTAGGCACCTTGTAGCCGGCTTCCTGGAAATTGTCGGGCGAGTACCAGACCAGCCCCTTCACGTCGATCTTGTAGGGAAAGGCGTAGAAGCCGGACTTGCCGTCCTTGCCTGTGTAGGTGCCGAGCTTGGCCCAGGAGTCACCCGCAGCGTAATTCTCCTTGATCCAGGCGGCCACGTCGTCACCCAGCGGGGTGAGCACGCCCTTGGAAGCGAGGTCCTGGATGAGGCCCGGCTGCGGCAGGACGGCGATGTTGGGCGGGCTGCCCGCCTGGGTGTCGATGACGATCTGCTGCTCGTAGTTCTCGGACGAGGAATATTTGACCTCCGCGCCAGTGGCCTCGGAGAAATAATCGAGTACCGAACGGACAAGCGTCTCGTCCTCGCCACGCCATGGCCCGAAGATCGACAGGGTCTCACCCTTGAGATCGACTTTCTTGAGGTCTTCGTAATTCGCCCAGTGAAAACGCGGATCCTCGCCTGGTTTGAACTTCAGTTCGGCCTGCGCGGGCGCGTTCAGGGCAAGCGTGGCAAACGCTACACCCAGCAAAAGCATTTTCTTCATCGGTATTCCCTCCCAGTGGGTCACATGCACCGGACGGAACCTCCATTCCGCCCGCCGACGCCGCAGGACTGTGACTCAGTCGCAAAGGAACCGCAACCTTTCGAAGAGTCTTCCAAAGCGCTTTGGCTACTTCGATCTCGCCATTGAATCGACCGGAAGTCAAGAGGGCGGCAGCCTAGTCGATTTAATCTCGGCCGCTTGGAAGTCTAAAAGTGCGCCGCAGCATAGTTTTTGGCGCTGCAGCAGCAATTTTTGTTTCAAACTCACGCCTCGCGCGCTTATGGTTATCATCTCACGGCCGCGCACTTGCAGTGCTTGGGTCGATTCAATTTAAAAGCGCTTTGAGGCGAGGAGGCCTCTCGTGAATCTCAAGCAGCTCGCGCATATGCTGGCGCTCTCGCAGACCACGGTAAGCCGTGCGCTGAACGGCTATCCAGAGGTCAACGAGGAGACGCGCAGGCGCGTCATGGACGCAGCAAAGCGGCATGGCTATCGCCCCAACCCGAGCGCGCGCCGGCTGGCGACCGGCAAGTCGGGCATGATCGGCTACGTCCTGCCGACGGGTGCGGCCGTCGACATCGATCCGCATTTCGTCGAATTTCTCTCCGGCCTCGGCGACTATGCCCGCGCGCACGAACTCGACCTCGTACTGTCGCCGGCCGACGCCGACGACCAGGAGACGACCTACCGGCGTATCGTCGCCAACCGGCAGGTCGACGCCGTCTACATTTCCTCGCCACGGCCGGCCGACCGGCGCGTGGCGCTGGTCAACACACTCGGCATTCCGTTCATCGTCCATGGCCGCAGCGAAGGGTTCGGTTTCGACT
The genomic region above belongs to Mesorhizobium sp. B4-1-4 and contains:
- a CDS encoding DUF680 domain-containing protein — encoded protein: MKKIVLTAAALLIAAGSAYAANDNVGGTDINKQATTANVDTSHTGSIRNEGSPVYKLLNSSGDAQKSAPQGSDRNLFGR
- a CDS encoding ABC transporter ATP-binding protein: MADVTLRQVKKSYGNLNILHGIDLDIKSGEFIVFVGPSGCGKSTLLRSIAGLEEITSGELRIDGEVVNDVPPSKRGIAMVFQSYALYPHMTVYDNMAFSMKIGKESKAEIDKRVRQAAEILQLTKYLDRLPKAMSGGQRQRVAIGRAIVRNPKVFLFDEPLSNLDAALRVATRIEIAKLKESMPNTTMIYVTHDQVEAMTLADRIVVLKEGHIEQVGTPMELYKRPGNLFVAQFIGSPAMNILPATVDRTGSPTVVSHVGGRKATVPIATPASAKGAAVSFGVRPEDLAIASGTDYLFEGTVDYVEQLGEVQLVYVDIGRADLPLVTKLPGNVEVKRGSTLRLTADAGDLHIFDADGRSFALHEVEAKAA
- a CDS encoding alpha-glucosidase family protein, which encodes MQSALKATSRPDPAIDRDWWRGAVIYQIYPRSYQDSDGDGIGDLKGIVRRLPYIAALGADAIWISPFFKSPMKDFGYDVSDYCDVDPMFGTLADFDALVAESHRLGLKVMIDEVLSHTADIHPWFKESRSSRTNLKADWYVWADARPDGTPPNNWLSIFGGSAWQWDTSRQQYYLHNFLAEQPDLNFHNHEVQDALLDVTRFWLERGVDGFRLDTINFYFHSQGLENNPPLPPEERNDQTAPAVNPYNYQDHIYDKSRPENLGFLERFRALLDEYPATAAVGEVGDSQRGLDVVAAYTAGGKRVHMCYSFDFLAPEKISAAKVRSVLEAFGKVASDGWSCWAFSNHDVMRPASRWAANEADPVAYLKVISALLMSLRGSVCIYQGEELGLGEADLRFEDLQDPYGIRFWPEFKGRDGCRTPMVWDGSAKNGGFSQAKPWLPVPAKHLSQAVNVQQGDETSLLEHYRRFLAFRRAHPALAKGDINFIESQGDTVAFTRRAGNEQIVCVFNLGAKPAEVDLGDRSLQPLPGHGFSEKADTGTVRLGGYGAWFGRID
- a CDS encoding carbohydrate ABC transporter permease, with the translated sequence MAVTTGKSFVGRFGVHIAVLVFVVIWTIPTLGILVSSLRDKDQIVASGWWNSFASSSQTEAGRLPAASAQTQKDGKYVIEGNIFGDGAKRAISAFGVKAAAPIQYPAGTPADLGDGVTLQVNADGSFVLVSPKPFEGDRGQRIYFASSAPPKFTTDNYQTVLFSEGIGRSFMNSLTVTIPATVIPILIAAFAAYALAWMRFPGRALLIAVIIGLLVVPLQMSLIPLLRLYNGVGTFFGVPSKTYLGIWLAHTGFGLPFAIYLLRSYIAGLPREIMESARIDGASDFEIFVKIVLPLSFPVLASFAIFQFLWVWNDLLVAMVFLGTAPDQIVLTAKLNALLGSRGGNWEILTTSAFITIIVPLIVFFSLQRYFVRGLLAGSVKGG
- a CDS encoding carbohydrate ABC transporter permease, encoding MATQIFSAIFVIIIGVGGCVAYFWGANKLLDLIFPSRGVSGTAAVNNLRRQGLVRPWLFVGPALIILTIYLIYPVIATLWLSVFDRGGTSFVGLANYEWALRDQDLRNSILNNILWLAVVPAACTFLGLIIAVLTDKIWWGTIAKSLIFLPLAISFVGASVIWKFIYEYRGEGQIQIGLLNAVIQHFGGQPQVWISLPFWNNFFLMIILIWIQTGFAMVILSSALRGIPEETLEAAVIDGANPFQIFWKIMVPQIWGTIAVVWTTITILVLKVFDIVLTMTNGQWNSQVLANLMFDWMFRGGGDFGRGATIAIIIMIAVIPIMIWNIRQANKETGGH
- a CDS encoding ABC transporter substrate-binding protein — encoded protein: MKKMLLLGVAFATLALNAPAQAELKFKPGEDPRFHWANYEDLKKVDLKGETLSIFGPWRGEDETLVRSVLDYFSEATGAEVKYSSSENYEQQIVIDTQAGSPPNIAVLPQPGLIQDLASKGVLTPLGDDVAAWIKENYAAGDSWAKLGTYTGKDGKSGFYAFPYKIDVKGLVWYSPDNFQEAGYKVPKTQEELADLEKKIIADGGKPWCIGLGSGGATGWPATDWVEDIMLRTQPPEVYDKWVKNEIPFNDPAVVNAIDIFGKIATDDKMVDGGAKAVAATDFRDSPKGLFTVPPKCYMHHQASFIPSFFPEGVKLGQDTDFFYYPPFASKPELGTPLEVAGTLVMITKDSKASREFIKFLQMPLAHELWMAQKSFVTPFKAANKDAYGSEALKKQGEILIGATTVRFDGSDLMPGKIGAGSFWTGMIDLVGGKSAQDVATDVQKSWDAIK